A genomic stretch from Verrucomicrobiia bacterium includes:
- a CDS encoding heme exporter protein CcmB, with protein sequence MSWAAETRTVLKKELRSELRRRWSSALLVLFGLVTVFVVSFSLGAGSLTPGLLSAFFWVTLFFASTAGLSRSFLKEEETKTILALRLLASPPSVFWGKFCFNLLLLLFLELVLVPLFFVWLNVSGVNTLGFLVILFLGSLGLVAGTTLSAAMVAKAESKGVLFVILAFPVLAPLLIFAMAGTKAAFAGAGWEQLANPVKALVSYAVVIGAGSSILFDFIWEA encoded by the coding sequence TTGAGCTGGGCCGCTGAAACCCGCACCGTCTTAAAAAAGGAGCTTCGCTCCGAACTCCGCCGCCGCTGGAGCTCCGCCCTGCTTGTACTTTTCGGGCTTGTGACGGTCTTCGTGGTCTCCTTTTCTTTGGGGGCGGGCAGTCTGACCCCCGGGCTCCTTTCCGCCTTTTTCTGGGTCACCCTTTTTTTCGCCTCAACGGCCGGCCTCTCCCGTTCCTTTTTGAAAGAAGAGGAAACCAAAACGATTTTGGCTTTGCGCCTTTTGGCCAGCCCCCCTTCCGTTTTTTGGGGGAAATTCTGCTTCAATTTGCTTTTGCTCCTCTTTTTGGAACTTGTCTTGGTGCCGCTCTTTTTTGTCTGGCTCAATGTGAGCGGGGTAAACACCCTTGGCTTTCTGGTGATTTTATTCCTTGGAAGTTTGGGGCTGGTGGCTGGCACGACCCTTTCAGCCGCAATGGTGGCAAAGGCTGAATCCAAGGGAGTGCTTTTTGTAATTCTTGCTTTTCCCGTCTTGGCCCCGCTTTTGATATTTGCGATGGCCGGCACCAAAGCCGCCTTCGCGGGGGCGGGTTGGGAACAGTTGGCCAATCCCGTAAAAGCTTTGGTTTCCTACGCCGTGGTTATCGGCGCCGGTTCCTCGATTCTGTTTGATTTTATTTGGGAAGCTTAA
- a CDS encoding prepilin-type N-terminal cleavage/methylation domain-containing protein, giving the protein MVKKIPVFKQFKSGEKGFSLVEVIIALFILSIVVVATYNAYLSANKVNNVQASISDTQQNARASLNLLVDLFKVAGSLLPAGLRGIEAANTNPDTVTIRFTNQSGTHFLQNTIAPGNKDWLEIPLTDDITGWGAGDKFYFWKVPGGPGQWMTINTTNTNNGKGVYEISFVEPALTAGCVPGDAIVKLIEFKYYVDQTDSVNPVLVQRDGLGNTGQLSEGLRNLNFQYTLSNGTLVDAPTVNDTIKLVTIDLTAATTESDPDWKADGGHRLRRLTSSVYLLSN; this is encoded by the coding sequence ATGGTCAAAAAAATACCGGTTTTCAAGCAATTCAAGTCCGGCGAAAAAGGGTTCTCACTCGTTGAAGTAATAATCGCTCTTTTTATTCTTTCAATCGTCGTCGTTGCCACCTACAACGCCTATTTGAGCGCCAACAAGGTCAACAACGTGCAGGCCTCGATATCCGATACCCAGCAAAACGCCCGCGCCAGCTTGAACCTTTTAGTCGACCTTTTTAAAGTGGCCGGCTCCCTTTTGCCGGCTGGACTGCGTGGCATCGAAGCGGCCAATACCAATCCGGACACCGTCACCATCCGCTTCACGAACCAGTCCGGCACCCACTTTTTGCAGAACACAATAGCCCCTGGCAATAAGGACTGGCTGGAAATCCCGCTCACGGACGATATAACCGGCTGGGGAGCGGGGGACAAATTTTATTTCTGGAAAGTCCCCGGTGGCCCGGGTCAGTGGATGACCATCAACACCACTAACACAAATAACGGAAAAGGAGTTTATGAGATAAGTTTTGTCGAGCCGGCCCTAACCGCCGGGTGCGTCCCCGGGGACGCCATCGTCAAATTAATCGAATTCAAATACTACGTGGACCAAACAGATTCAGTGAACCCCGTTTTAGTACAGCGGGATGGTTTGGGCAATACGGGACAGTTGTCCGAAGGGTTGCGTAATTTGAACTTTCAGTATACCCTTTCCAACGGCACCTTGGTCGATGCTCCAACAGTCAACGACACCATTAAATTGGTTACCATTGACCTAACCGCGGCCACGACGGAATCCGATCCGGACTGGAAAGCTGACGGCGGCCATCGGCTGCGGCGGCTTACCTCGTCGGTCTATTTGTTGAGCAACTGA
- a CDS encoding PilX N-terminal domain-containing pilus assembly protein: MKNYLKSQRGVAFIIAISVLLLVLLIGLVSLKTSTTDQSISSNTQRSTRASYAAEAGVMLGRQTIWNSYVNAVLTSPPKSAGSTGDINAFQTYLASIGLSNGACIKVNANHTVGGSAKVDSVKVSRRDKPGNVTELEIVSFGSEADGINSKIGAVYTVTGVPFRGFDYALLSNQVNCIMCHATFDNADRFWNKDASKNGSFDRIKIASLQNLMVRVGSSDSKVYGTLYSRGIVTDNSGNPLSSISTSTISGMKLDGSNGHIVEPLVSTALSNTTGSPLSQYGNLYMNYPTDEADMTDGYLPDQFPPAIPDLNGNKLVDDNEFDQIKNQVTGTISGGVIYGVSSGSFSGSALPSTGNLSSISRTYDGNLILVGTPILLPISDRVG, translated from the coding sequence ATGAAAAACTATTTAAAAAGTCAAAGAGGGGTTGCCTTCATCATCGCAATCTCGGTACTGTTGCTCGTGCTTTTGATTGGTCTGGTTTCCTTGAAGACCAGCACGACCGATCAAAGCATTTCCAGCAACACCCAGCGCAGCACCCGGGCATCCTATGCCGCTGAAGCGGGGGTAATGCTTGGGCGGCAGACGATTTGGAACTCATATGTAAATGCCGTTTTAACCAGCCCGCCAAAGTCGGCCGGCTCCACGGGTGATATCAACGCCTTTCAAACCTACCTCGCCTCCATAGGTCTAAGCAACGGGGCCTGCATCAAGGTCAACGCAAATCATACGGTGGGTGGCTCCGCAAAAGTGGACAGCGTAAAGGTCAGCCGTCGGGACAAGCCGGGTAACGTGACGGAGCTTGAAATCGTTTCCTTCGGTTCAGAGGCGGACGGAATCAACTCAAAAATCGGAGCCGTCTATACGGTTACAGGCGTTCCTTTTCGGGGTTTTGACTACGCCCTTTTATCCAATCAGGTGAACTGCATTATGTGCCACGCTACCTTCGACAATGCCGACCGCTTTTGGAACAAGGATGCCTCAAAAAATGGGAGCTTTGACCGGATTAAAATTGCTTCACTTCAGAACCTGATGGTTCGTGTTGGTTCTTCGGATTCCAAAGTTTACGGTACCCTTTACAGCCGCGGAATAGTAACGGACAACTCAGGCAATCCACTTTCAAGCATCTCCACTTCCACCATTTCGGGTATGAAGTTGGACGGTTCGAATGGACACATCGTAGAGCCCTTGGTCTCTACGGCCCTGTCCAATACGACCGGTTCACCCCTATCGCAATACGGCAACCTTTATATGAATTACCCCACCGATGAAGCCGATATGACGGATGGCTATCTGCCGGACCAGTTTCCCCCTGCTATTCCGGATTTAAACGGTAATAAGTTGGTCGATGACAACGAATTCGATCAGATTAAAAACCAAGTTACTGGCACTATTTCCGGCGGTGTTATCTATGGTGTTTCATCTGGAAGTTTCTCCGGTTCTGCCCTTCCTTCCACCGGAAACCTTTCCTCCATCAGCCGCACCTACGATGGCAATCT